In the genome of Nitratireductor sp. GISD-1A_MAKvit, the window GTCCCCTCCGGCGAACGCTCCAGCCTGCTTGGGAAACGCAAGCGCGAGGCGCAGGCAATGCGGGGTCGTTTCAACGGCTGCGACAGCACGCGTGAATTTGCCAAGGGTCTGATCGACGTTACGGTTCGCGATCTCGGTCGGGTGCTGGAACCGGAATTGCCGGGTGACTGGAAGGACCAGATCAAGAAGACCTCACCAGGCAATGCAACCGGTGTGCGGGAAACCGACCGCGGGGTCGAGTTCATCGGTGTGTGCAGCACACGCGAGGTCTCGGATGACCGGGTTGCCCAGATGGTGTTTCAGAACGAAGGCGCTGGAAACGAGGCAACGGAAAAGGCATCCGAAGAATATCTTGCGGAACTGCGCAAGAATGCGCGCATCAGTCAGCGTTGATGCTGTTGTGAGCCCGTTTCGGGCGGGCTCACTTTTGCCCAGAGCAGCTTTTCCAGAAATCGTGAGGTAATGCGTGCTTCCGCTCGCGCTCAGCATTGGCGATCCATCCGGCATCGGACCCGAAATCCTGCTTGAGGCGTGGCTCCGGCGCGACACGAACGGGCTGCCTGCGTTCTATATTCTGGGCGATCCCTCTTTGCTTGCATCGCGGGCCGAAAGGCTGGGGCTGAACGTAGCGATCGCGGAAACGGATCCGGAGGGGGCGGTTGCGCACTTTTCACGATCTCTGCCCGTTTGCCCGCTGAGAAACAGGCTTCACGATAGGCCGGGTTCTCCCGATTCCGCCAATGCGGCAGGGATTGTTGAGGCCATTTCGCGTGCCGTCCAAGACACGATGCAGGCCCGCGCCGCTTCGATGGTCACCGCCCCGATCGCCAAGAAGCCACTCTATGATGCCGGCTTCGACTTTCCAGGACATACCGAATTTCTCGGTCATCTTTCAGAAAAGATCACCGGTCGAAAGGTCGAACCGGTCATGATGCTGGCCGGCCCGGAGCTTCGCACGGTGCCTGTGACCGTTCATCAGGCATTGGCTGAGGTGCCTGCGCGCCTTTCGCAAGACCTGATCGAAAACACCATCAGAACCGTGGCGCAGGCCTTGAGCGAGCAGTTTTCCATTCCAGAACCCCGTCTTGCAATCGCGGGCCTCAACCCCCACGCGGGGGAAGGCGGCGCCATGGGCAGCGAGGATGCTGAGATCATTGCCCCCGCGATCGAACGGCTGCAATCCGAAGGCATCAATGCTTTCGGCCCCCTGCCCGGCGATACACTGTTCCACGCGCGCGCAAGGGCGCAGTATGATGCAGCCGTTTGCATGTACCACGATCAGGCATTAATCCCGGTGAAGACCATCGCATTTGACGAAACAGTGAATGTGACGCTCGGTCTGCCCTTCGTGCGCACCTCCCCGGACCATGGCACGGCATTCGACATCGCCGGTCGGGGCATCGCACGTCCAGACAGCCTGATTGCCGCCATTCACCTTGCACGGAAGCTTGCCGACAACAGGAACAGTGTACGATGACGGCCGATGGTCTTCCGCCACTTCGCGCGGTCATCGCAAAACACGGGCTTGCGGCGAAGAAATCGCTCGGACAGAATTTTCTTCTCGACCTGAACCTCACGGCCAAGGTTGCCCGCGCTGCGGGTGACCTGAATGGTGCAACGGTGGTTGAAATCGGTCCGGGGCCTGGCGGCCCTGACACGCGCGCTGCTCATGGCTGGTGCGGAGAAGGTCATTGCGGTGGAGCGGGACGAGCGCTGTCTGGACGCACTCGCCGAAATCGCCGCCCATCACCCGGGCCGGCTTGAGGTCATCAACGGAGACGCACTGGACACGGATTTCGCTGCTCTCGTCGCAGCGACAGCGGGTGCGGTGCGCATTGTTGCCAATCTTCCCTACAATATCGGCACCGAACTTCTGATACGCTGGCTCACGCCCGAAAGCTGGCCTCCCTTTTATACTTCCATGACACTGATGTTTCAGCGCGAGGTGGCACAACGCATTGTCGCAGAAGCCGGTGACAAGGCTTATGGCCGGCTTGGGGTGCTGGCGGGGTGGCGGGCACAGTCGAAAATCGTGTTCGATCTGCCGCCACAGGCTTTCACTCCGCCCCCCAAGGTGACCTCATCGGTCGTCCATATCGTACCTCGCGAGAGGCCGCTGGCCACCGACCCCAAATCGCTTGCAAAGGTGACCGAGGCTGCGTTCGGCCAGCGTCGCAAGATGTTGCGACAAAGCCTCAAATCAGTGGGGGGAGAAACGCTTCTTGAACAGGCGGGAATTGACCCGACCCGTCGTGCAGAGACCCTCTCCGTGCCGGAATTCGTGACCCTGGCCAATCTGATCTAGGTGTCCAGTTCTATCGAAACGCGCCTGAAACCCTGCGCTCAGCCGCCGGTTTCTTCTAGCAGGCCTGCCACGAAATCAAACAGTCCTGGCCGGCGGTCACGACGCAGGCGCTCGGCTTCCACAATGGAGCGAACCGCCGAGAAGGCATGATCCAGCTCGTCATTGATGACGACATAATCATAATCCAGCCATTTCTCGATTTCCGTGCGAGCATTGGCAAGACGCGTCTGGATGATCTCGGGCGTGTCTTCGGCGCGCCGTGTGAGGCGACCGAGCAATTCCTTCATGCTTGGTGGCAGGATAAAGATCGAGACGACATCGCCGCGCATTTTCTCGCGCAGTTGTTCTGCGCCCTGCCAATCGATGTCGAACAGCATGTCGCGACCTTCGGTCAGCGCCTTCTCCACCGGCGCACGTGGTGTGCCATAGTAGTTGCCGTGAACCTCGGCCCATTCAAGCAGTTCGTCATTGTCGCGCATGATTTCGAATTCGCGCTGCGACTTGAAATGATAATGCACGCCTTCGATTTCGCTGGCACGGCGTGCTCGCGTGGTCACGCTGACAGAAAGTTCAAAACCACTCACTTCGGCCAGAAGCGCACGGGCAATGGTGGACTTCCCGGCTCCCGAGGGCGATGAGAGAACGAGCATAAGGCCGCGGCGGCGCACCGCGTTCAATCCGGCCGAGGGTATTTCCGAGGACATGATCTACTCCAGATTCTGAACCTGCTCGCGGAACTGATCCACGACAGCCTTTAGCTCCAGCCCTATAGCCGTAACCGTCGACGCGTTGGATTTCGAGCAAAGCGTATTGGATTCGCGATTGAATTCCTGTCCCAGAAAATCGAGCTTTCGACCTATCGGACCGCCTTCGGCAATCAGTGCGCGTGCGGCTGCAATATGCGCTCGCAGGCGGTCGAGCTCTTCCTGGATATCCGCCTTGCCCGCAAGAATGGCAGCCTCCGCATGGAGCCTGTCCTGATCGAACCCTGCCTGGGTCTCCAGAAGGCGCGACACCTGTTCGCCAAGACGCGCGCGGATGTTTTCCGGCCGGCGCGATGGATCGGAACCGGCTCTTTCCGTCAGCTTTTCGATGGTCGACAGCTGTTCAAGCAGGACGGCCTCCAGTGCGGCACCTTCGCGGTGGCGGCTCATCCCCAGCCCGTCAATGCCTTCGTCGAATGCAGCCAGTATCTCCGCATCGAGCGAGGCACGCACGTTCTCGTCGGCGACGGGATCTGCGTAGTCGAGCACGCCCCGCAGGGCGAGCAGACCATCGGCACGCGCAGGGGCTGCTCCGAACTCTTCGTGCATGCGCTGTGCCAGCGCGGCGATCTCGTTCAGGAAGGGTTCGTTGACGACTGGCTGGCGCAGGGAACCGTTCGGCGCGAAGGTTAGCGACGCCTGGACATTTCCGCGCGCAAACCGTTTCTGCACCTTCTTGCGCGCCGCCTGCTCGATGCGCTCAAATCCCGGCGGCAGGCGAAAGCGAACCTCAAGGCTGCGCCCGTTGACGGACTTTAACTCCCACGCGATGCTGCCTGCTTCATGCTCGCGTGAAGAGCGGGCAAAGCCCGTCATGCTCTGGAGCCTGCTCATGCGTTCCTCTTCCCCCAGTTCATCGCCACGCATGAGCCCCCCGGCTCAGTTGGAGCCTTCCGTCTGCGCTTTTTCTTCAGCAGCCCGACGCTCCCGTTCGATCTTGCGCCAGCGAGCGACATTCTCATTGTGCTCCTTGAGCGTCTTGGCAAAAACATGCCCACCCGTGCCATCTGCGACGAAATAAAGCTCATCCGTCTGGGAGGGGTTGGCAACGGCCTCAAGTGCCGCCCGGCCGGGATTGGCGATCGGTGTCGGGGGGAGTCCGTCGATATGATAGGTGTTGTAGGGTGTCTTCTTGTCGATGTCGGAGCGGTAGATCGGACGATCCGAAGGCTTCCCCTGCCCGCCGAACAAGCCATAGATGATCGTGGGATCGGACTGGAGGCGCATGCCCTTGCGCAGGCGGTTGATGAAGACCGCAGCCACCCGTGAGCGCTCATCGGCAATGCCTGTTTCCTTCTCGACGATGGAAGCAAGGGTCACGAATTCGTTCTTGTCCTTGATCGGAAGGTCTTCATTGCGCCGCGCCCAGATACTGTCGACCAGCTCTTCCTGGTCCCTGAGCAGTTTTTCGACCACGGCGGCACGGGCCATGCCACGTGTGAAACGAAGCGTATCCGCAGCAAGGCTACCTTCAGGTGGCATTTCTTCGGGCATTTCTCCCGAAAGCTCTTCCGTCTCCCGAATGCGTTCAAATACCTGATAGACCGTCTGCCCCTCGGGAATGGTCAGCGAGTAAAGAACGCTCTTGCCGCTTTTCAGGAGTTCCATGATTTCATGCATGGAGGCGCCAGCGTCTATGGCGTATTCGCCGGCCTTGAGTTCGGAATCCGCACCATAGGCACGCACGCCGAGCGAGAAGATGCGCGCGTCGCTGATCAACCCTTCGCGCTCCAGAAGGCTGGCGATCTGACGAACACCGGTGTTTGGCTTGATCATGACCGTCTCAGCCGTATCCGCGGGGCCTGGCTGATGGAATTCGCGCTTGCCGAAATAGAACGCAATTCCTGCAAGGATCACGAGGAAGACCACTGAGGAGAACAGGAAGTTCAAGAAGACGACAAACTGGCTTCGTGCCCTCTTCGAACGCCGCGGAGGCGGAGTGCCGGCCTCAGGCCTCAAAGTCCTGCTCGAGGATTTGAAGCCACGACCAGGGCCTTCGCCGTCCTGCCGACCGAAGCCGGAATTCTCATCGGTATTTCCTGTCATGCCTCTTGGACCGCTCCCATCCGGAACGGCAGCAAACTGGACCGTTCCGTACTAAAATGTGTTCACGCTCTCGGCGTTCAGACAAGTCCGAAAAGATAGCGCTTTCGGAGCCTGCAGGCTGCCATTTCGATTCGTGTCCATCAGACTGAATTGCGAAAATGGCAAAACTGCAAGCCCGTTATGGGAAAGCTTCAGGCGTCATAACGCTTGAAAACGAGTGACGCGTTGGTGCCGCCGAAGCCGAATGAGTTCGACAGTGCCACATCAATCTGCCGTTCCCGAGGCTTGTTCGGCACCAGATCGATCGCCGTTTCCGCCTGTGGATTGTCGAGATTGATGGTTGGCGGCGCAATGTTGTCACGGATGGCCAGCACCGAGAAGATCGCTTCCGCAGCGCCGGCGGCGCCGAGAAGATGACCGATCGACGATTTGGTGGACGACATGGAGACCTTGTCCGCAGCATCGCCCATCAGCCGCTCCACGGCTCCAAGCTCGATCGTATCCGCCATGGTCGATGTGCCGTGGGCATTGATGTAATCCACATCGGAGGGGGAAAGACCCGCACGCTTAAGCGCTGCCTTCATGCAGCGATAGGCACCATCACCATCTTCGGCCGGAGCCGTGATGTGGTATGCGTCGCCCGTGAGGCCGTAGCCGACCACTTCCGCATAGATCTTCGCGCCGCGTGCCTTTGCATGTTCCAGCTCTTCCAGCACGACAACACCGGCGCCCTCGCCCATGACAAATCCGTCGCGGTCGCGATCATAGGGCCGGGAAGCCTTTTCGGGCGTGTCGTTGAAACCGGTCGAAAGCGCCTTGCAGGCGGAAAAACCGGCTATGGAAAGGCGGGTGATCGGCGCCTCCGCGCCGCCAGCAAGCATCACATCGGCATCGCCCAGCATGATAAGACGGGCTGCATCACCGATAGCGTGCGCTCCTGTCGAACAGGCAGTCACCACGGCATGGTTTGGTCCCTTCAGCCCGTGCCGTATCGACACCTGGCCTGAGACCAGATTGATGATGTTGCCGGGAATGAAGAAGGGGCTGATGCGGCGCGGGCCGCGCTCAGCGAGCGTCAAGGCGTTTTCAGCAATGCCTTCGATACCACCGATACCCGAACCGATGAGTGCGCCCGTGGCGCATTTCTCGTCTTCGGTCTCCGGTTTCCAGCCAGAGTCCTCGAGTGCCTGGTCTGCCGCGGCAATGCCATAGGTGATGAACTCACCGATCTTGCGCTGTTCGCGGGGTTCCAGGAAAGCGTCGGGGTCAAAAGCCCCTTCGCCTTCACGCGGTATGGAATTGGCGATCTTGCAGGCCAGATCATCCACCTCGAACCGGTCGATGCGGCTGGCTGCACTCTTGCCCGAAAGCAGGCTCTTCCACCCGTGTTCAACCCCGAGGCCGAACGGAGAAAGAAGCCCCATTCCTGTGACGACAACGCGTCTCATATGCTGATATCCGCCTTGACTACGTTCGTAGTGACCACGCCGAATGGCGTCAGGCGGTCGCCTTGTCGATGTACTTCACTGCATCGCCGACCGTGAGGATGGTCTCTGCTGCATCGTCGGGAATTTCAACACCGAACTCTTCCTCGAATGCCATGACCAGCTCGACGGTATCGAGGCTGTCTGCGCCAAGATCATCGATGAAGCTTGCGCCTTCGGTTACCTTGTCGCCTTCGACGCCCAGATGTTCGACAACGATTTTCTTAACGCGTTCTGCAGTATCGCTCATGAGAGAACCCTCGACTTTCTGAATTTCCGATCTTCGTTAGCCGCACGATTGCCGCTAATCAAGCTAAATGACAACTAGAGCGCTGACAGGGTCAGCACCTAGTCTGGTGTGATCCGACGTGGGCGCACGGCTTTCGTGCGGCTCGCGGAATGGCTTTTGGCGGGCGCATATCATGATTTTATCGCGCGCGCCAAGCGTTATTCACCCCCATCCACGTGGAAGGTCCCGACAGCGCCGGTTTCGCTATCGCAATTCCACAACACTGAAAGCACGGTCACGAGACGCCTTCTGTTCAGGGATGGTGAGCACATGGTTGGGAGCAGGCCCGGATAAAGACCCGGTCAGATCATGGCCATGCCACCGTTCACATGCAGGGTCTGGCCGGTAACATAGGATGCCTCGCTGGAGGCGAGATAGGCCACTGCGGAAGCGATCTCGCCACCATTGCCCATGCGCTTCATCGGAATGGCTCCCATGATCGCATCACGCTGCTTTTCGTTGAGTTTGTCGGTCATGGCCGATTCGATGAAGCCTGGAGCAACACAGTTCACGGTGATCGACCGGCTGGCGATTTCCTGGGCGAGCGACTTGGAGAAGCCGATCAGGCCAGCCTTGGAGGCGCAATAATTCGCCTGTCCGGGATTTCCGGTCACACCAACGACGGACGTGATGTTGATGATACGGCCGAATCGGCGACGCATCATCGGGTGCGTCAACTCACGCGTGAGCCTGAAGACGGAGCCCAGATTGATTTCCAGAACCTGATCCCAGTCATCATCGCTCATGCGAACGAAGAGGCCGTCACGGGTGATGCCGGCGTTGTTGACGAGGATATCGACCCCCTCAAGTTCCGATTCCGCTTTTTCAGCCAACTGCTTGACCTCACTACGATCGGAAAGGTTTGCCGGAAAGAGTTTGACACGATCACCGAGATCGGCGGCCAGTGTTTCCAGCTTTTCCACCCGCGTGCCATGCAGGCCAACCATGGCTCCCTGAGCGTGCAGAGTGCGGGCAATGGCCTCGCCAATTCCCCCGGTCGCTCCCGTCACCAGTGCCTTGCGGCCGCTCAGATCAAACATGGGCTTGTCCTTCTCAATCAACTGAAATTCCTGCTCACGGCCCGCAAGGCTCAACCGAGCGTTGCCATGGCCGTTTCGATGTCTGCCGGTGTGTTGACCGGGATTGCGGCGATATCGCGATTGATGCGGCGTGCAAGCCCCGACAGGACCTTCCCCGATCCAATTTCATAAAGCGTTTCCACACCGTTCTCGCCAAACCATCCAACGGTTTCGCGCCAGCGCACACGACCTGTGACCTGCTCGACAAGCCGCTCGGCAATCTCTGCGGGATCCCGAAGCGGCGTGACGGTCACATTGGCCAGGACGGGAACGGCGGGGGCATTTTTCTTCACTTCCGCCAGGGCTTCACGCATTGCGTCTGCCGCCGGCTGCATGAGCGCAGAATGAAACGGTGCGGAAACCGGCAGCATGATCGCCCGCTTGGCGCCTTTATCCGATGCGAGCTTCGCAGCCGCCTCGACGGCAGCTTTTGCGCCCGAAATCACCAGTTGTCCGCCACCATTGTCGTTCGCGATCTGGCAAACGCCTTCATCGCCAACCGCCTCGCACACGGCTTCGACATCCTCGGCTTCAAGGCCGATGATTGCCGCCATCGCGCCTTCGCCCACCGGAACGGCTGCCTGCATGGCGTTGCCGCGGATGCGCAACAGCCGCGCCGTGTCGGCCAGGGAGAATGTCCCGGCTGCGCACAGGGCCGAATACTCTCCCAGTGAATGGCCGGCGACGTAAGAGACCTTGTCGTTGAGCGAAAGACCGCCCTTTTCCATCACCCGCATTGCAGCAATGGAAACGGCCATCAAAGCCGGCTGTGCATTGGCGGTGAGGGTCAGTTCGTCTTCCGGTCCCTCCCACATGATCTGGGAAAGCTTCTGGTCGAGCGCGTCATCAACTTCATGAAAAACGTCTCTTGCTTCGGGAAATGCGTCGGCAAGCTCGCGTCCCATGCCGACAGCCTGACTTCCCTGCCCTGGAAAGGTGAAAGCGATGCCCATCGCCAAATCTCCGGTATTCAACATTATCGGGCGCATCTGGTGACGCAACGCAACGGGAACGTCAAGTTTTTTGGCTTTTTTGCGCCGTTTCCGGTCTGAACATGAAAAATCCACAATCGGGTCGAGATGTGGCAATGTTCCGCCCCGATTCCGGTGGCACACGAAGGGTTATACGCACATGTCTCTTTCTACATCAGACGCTCAACGGCAATCCACCGCCTCGCAGCGCGGCCTGAATCTGGCGCAGATCGTGGGGGTGGTCTCCGTGACACTCTTCACGACCACCGAAATTGCAGCAGCATCAGCGGCGGGTGTCTGGGGACTTTCAGGTCTGCTTCATCTTGGAACCACGGGTGAGATCGTGCTGTCGGGGATCATCGGCCTGCCCGCCATCTATGGGGTGTGCCGCTGCGCGCAGCTTGCTTTCGAAGCGGAGACGGATCCACAGAATCAATAAGCGTCAGCGCTCCACCGGAGCGGGGTACGGGTGTCAGTAAATGTCAGCGCGGTTAGGCGTGTGCTGGCATCGGAACGGATGAAGGCCTATATCTTCGCGGGCCGTCATTCTCCAGACACCACGGACCCGATTTCATGGCGATTGCCCTTTCTGTAAAAAACATTTCCAAGACGTATGAAGGCGGCGTGACCGCCTTGAATTCTGTCGACCTCGACATCAACCGCGGCGAGATTCTTGCTCTGCTTGGCCCCAATGGTGCCGGCAAGACGACGCTGATCTCCATCATTTGCGGATTGGTGAAACCCTCCACCGGAACCGTCAGCGTGGAGGGCAACGACATTGTTCAAGACTATCGCCAGGCGCGCCAGCTCATCGGCCTGGTGCCCCAGGAACTCCATACGGAAACCTTCGAGACGGTCTGGGCGACCGTCAGCTACAGTCGTGGTCTCTTCGGCAGGAAGCCGGCCCCCCGCGCTTGTGGAGCAGATCCTGCGCGATCTTTCTCTCTACGACAAGAAAGACAGCCAGATCATGACGCTATCGGGCGGCATGAAGCGGCGCGTGATGATTGCCAAGGCACTGGCGCACGAACCACGAATCCTGTTCCTGGATGAACCGACGGCCGGAGTGGACGTTGAACTGAGGAAAGACATGTGGCGGCTTGTCAAGCGGCTGCGGGACACCGGCGTCACGATCATTCTGACCACGCACTACATTGAAGAGGCTGAGGAGATCGCCGACCGGGTGGGCGTTATCAACCGGGGACGGCTGCTTCTGGTGGAGGAAAAGGCCGAGCTGATGCGCAAACTGGGGCAGAAACAACTCACGATCGACCTGCAAAAGCCGCTGAAAACGCTACCGAAGCAGCTTTCGGAATACGACCTGGAGCTTGCCGACGACGGTGAGCGGGTCATCTATCATTACGACACACAGGCACAACGAACGGGCATTGCCTCGCTGCTGTCGGCACTCAGTGAAGCCGGGGTAACCGTTCGGGACCTCGACACCGAACAGCGCTCGCTTGAAGACATTTTCGTGAGCCTCGTGGTGGAGGAAAACAAGTGAACTTCGAAGCCGTCAAATCCATTTATCTCTTTGAAATGGCGCGTATGAAGCGCACGCTCCTGCAAAGCGTGATCTCGCCCGTGCTTTCAACGTCGCTTTATTTCATCGTCTTCGGTGCTGCCATAGGCTCACGTATCGAGGAAATCGACGGCGTTCAGTATGGCGCATTCATTGTTCCCGGGCTGATGATGCTGACGCTGTTGCAGAACTCCATCTCCAACGCCTCGTTCGGCATCTATTTCCCCAAATTCATCGGGACCATCTATGAGGTCCTTTCAGCCCCGATCTCGTTCTTCGAAATCGTGCTGGGCTATGTCGGGGCCGCGGCGACGAAATCGATCATCCTCGGTCTCATCATTCTGGCGACCGCACATCTGTTCGTCCCCATCGAAATAAGGCACCCGTTCTGGATGCTCTTCTTTCTCGTGATGACGGCCGTGACGTTCAGCCTTTTCGGCTTCATCATCGGGATATGGGCCGATAATTTCGAAAAGCTTCAGCTGATACCGCTTCTGGTGGTCACGCCACTGGTCTTTCTCGGAGGATCCTTCTACTCCATCAACATGCTGCCCGAATTCTGGCAGAAAGTGACGCTGGCCAATCCGGTCCTCTACCTGATCAGCGGTTTCCGCTGGAGTTTCTACGAGACTTCGGACGTGGGGATCGGCACGAGCATCGGCATGATCACCTTCTTTCTTGCCCTGTGCCTTTGTGCCATCTGGTGGATTTTCAGAACCGGCTACAAACTCAAGACGTGAACCGACCTTGCTTCTGCGGAAAAACCCTGTATAAGCGCGCGGTCTGCCGGTCTCAGCTGGGGGCTGAACGGAGGGCCGTATGCTTCCCTTTTGGATAAGCGTGCGTTGTGAAGACAGGTTCTTCCGCCTCCCGTGTCTCCGCTCTCGACCGTCCAACGCGCTTTTCTTCGGCCCTTCGGGGACAAGACAAGTCGCAGAGGCTTAGCCGCTGGGTCGGTGGATGGAAACGAAGAAAGGCAAGACAATGGCACTTTACGAACACGTGTTCCTTGCCCGGCAGGATCTCTCGCAGCAGCAGATCGATGCTCTTGTTGAACAGTACAAGGGTGTGATCGAAGCTGGTGGCGGCACCGTCGGCCGGGTCGAAAACTGGGGACAGAAGTCCCTCGCCTACCGGATCAAGAAGAACCGCAAGGCATATTTCACGCTCATGGACATCGACGCTCCGGCTGAAGCCGTGAAGGAAGTCGAGCGCCAGATGGGTCTGTCGGAAGACATCCTGCGCTTCATGACGATTCGCGTTGATGCGCATGAGGAAGGCCCTTCCGCGATGATGCAGCGCCGCGACGACCGTGGTCCGCGCCGTGACGACCGTGGCCCGCGTGGTCCGCGCCGTGACGATCGTGGCCCGCGCCGCGACCATGACCGCGACAGCAACAAGGAAGGCTCCGAATAATGGTCGACATCAATCAGATCCCGACGCGGCGTCCTTTCCACCGTCGCCGCAAGACCTGCCCGTTCTCCGGCGCCAACGCACCGAAGATCGACTACAAGGACGTAAAACTCCTGCAGCGCTACATTTCCGAGCGCGGCAAGATCGTTCCCTCCCGCATCACGGCGGTCAGCCAGAAGAAGCAGCGTGAGCTGGCAAAGGCCATCAAGCGCGCCCGCTTCCTGGGCCTTCTTCCCTACGTGGTGAAGTAAGACATTTCGGCGCGGGCGGCTTTCCGCCCGCCCCCTCCCCGCGGCGGGCGCGGATGAGGTTTCTGCAAATCCCGAGTTGGGGCAACGGCCCCTAACTGCCACCTTGGGCAGGACAGCGACCTGCATGCCGCACGGCGGCATTTCCGTTTCTGACCTGCCTTGATGAAATTCCGGCGCTTCGCGCCGATGACAAAGGACAGAAACGATGGACGTCATCCTGCTTGAACGTATCGCCAAGCTCGGCCAGATGGGCGATGAGGTGAAGGTGAAAGACGGCTACGCACGCAATTTCCTGCTGCCCAAGGGCAAGGCACTGCGCGCCAACGAGGCCAACCGCAAGAAGTTCGAGAGCCAGCGCGTCGAGCTTGAGGCCCGCAACCTGGAACAGAAGAAGGAAGCCGAGGCTATCGCAGAGAAGCTCGACGGCAAGTCCTTCGTCGTCGTTCGTTCGGCCGCCGAAACCGGCCAGCTCTACGGTTCGGTTGCCACCCGCGACATCGTCGAGATCCTGGCCGAGGAAGGCTTCAAGATCGGCCGCAACCAGGTTGAGCTCAACCAGCCCATCAAGACCATCGGTCTGATCAACGTGGCCATTGCGCTGCATGCCGAAGTCGAGGTCACCGTCACGCTCAACGTCGCCCGTTCGAGCGACGAGGCCCGAACGCCAGGCGCGTGGTGAGACACTTGATTCCGCCGAAGCCATCTACGGCGAAGACATCAACGACAGCGCTCGCCCGGACGAGTTCTTCGATCCGGAAGCGGAGTTTGA includes:
- the pdxA gene encoding 4-hydroxythreonine-4-phosphate dehydrogenase PdxA produces the protein MLPLALSIGDPSGIGPEILLEAWLRRDTNGLPAFYILGDPSLLASRAERLGLNVAIAETDPEGAVAHFSRSLPVCPLRNRLHDRPGSPDSANAAGIVEAISRAVQDTMQARAASMVTAPIAKKPLYDAGFDFPGHTEFLGHLSEKITGRKVEPVMMLAGPELRTVPVTVHQALAEVPARLSQDLIENTIRTVAQALSEQFSIPEPRLAIAGLNPHAGEGGAMGSEDAEIIAPAIERLQSEGINAFGPLPGDTLFHARARAQYDAAVCMYHDQALIPVKTIAFDETVNVTLGLPFVRTSPDHGTAFDIAGRGIARPDSLIAAIHLARKLADNRNSVR
- the gmk gene encoding guanylate kinase, giving the protein MSSEIPSAGLNAVRRRGLMLVLSSPSGAGKSTIARALLAEVSGFELSVSVTTRARRASEIEGVHYHFKSQREFEIMRDNDELLEWAEVHGNYYGTPRAPVEKALTEGRDMLFDIDWQGAEQLREKMRGDVVSIFILPPSMKELLGRLTRRAEDTPEIIQTRLANARTEIEKWLDYDYVVINDELDHAFSAVRSIVEAERLRRDRRPGLFDFVAGLLEETGG
- a CDS encoding YicC/YloC family endoribonuclease; the encoded protein is MSRLQSMTGFARSSREHEAGSIAWELKSVNGRSLEVRFRLPPGFERIEQAARKKVQKRFARGNVQASLTFAPNGSLRQPVVNEPFLNEIAALAQRMHEEFGAAPARADGLLALRGVLDYADPVADENVRASLDAEILAAFDEGIDGLGMSRHREGAALEAVLLEQLSTIEKLTERAGSDPSRRPENIRARLGEQVSRLLETQAGFDQDRLHAEAAILAGKADIQEELDRLRAHIAAARALIAEGGPIGRKLDFLGQEFNRESNTLCSKSNASTVTAIGLELKAVVDQFREQVQNLE
- the mltG gene encoding endolytic transglycosylase MltG, with product MTGNTDENSGFGRQDGEGPGRGFKSSSRTLRPEAGTPPPRRSKRARSQFVVFLNFLFSSVVFLVILAGIAFYFGKREFHQPGPADTAETVMIKPNTGVRQIASLLEREGLISDARIFSLGVRAYGADSELKAGEYAIDAGASMHEIMELLKSGKSVLYSLTIPEGQTVYQVFERIRETEELSGEMPEEMPPEGSLAADTLRFTRGMARAAVVEKLLRDQEELVDSIWARRNEDLPIKDKNEFVTLASIVEKETGIADERSRVAAVFINRLRKGMRLQSDPTIIYGLFGGQGKPSDRPIYRSDIDKKTPYNTYHIDGLPPTPIANPGRAALEAVANPSQTDELYFVADGTGGHVFAKTLKEHNENVARWRKIERERRAAEEKAQTEGSN
- the fabF gene encoding beta-ketoacyl-ACP synthase II, translated to MRRVVVTGMGLLSPFGLGVEHGWKSLLSGKSAASRIDRFEVDDLACKIANSIPREGEGAFDPDAFLEPREQRKIGEFITYGIAAADQALEDSGWKPETEDEKCATGALIGSGIGGIEGIAENALTLAERGPRRISPFFIPGNIINLVSGQVSIRHGLKGPNHAVVTACSTGAHAIGDAARLIMLGDADVMLAGGAEAPITRLSIAGFSACKALSTGFNDTPEKASRPYDRDRDGFVMGEGAGVVVLEELEHAKARGAKIYAEVVGYGLTGDAYHITAPAEDGDGAYRCMKAALKRAGLSPSDVDYINAHGTSTMADTIELGAVERLMGDAADKVSMSSTKSSIGHLLGAAGAAEAIFSVLAIRDNIAPPTINLDNPQAETAIDLVPNKPRERQIDVALSNSFGFGGTNASLVFKRYDA
- a CDS encoding acyl carrier protein, with translation MSDTAERVKKIVVEHLGVEGDKVTEGASFIDDLGADSLDTVELVMAFEEEFGVEIPDDAAETILTVGDAVKYIDKATA
- the fabG gene encoding 3-oxoacyl-[acyl-carrier-protein] reductase, whose protein sequence is MFDLSGRKALVTGATGGIGEAIARTLHAQGAMVGLHGTRVEKLETLAADLGDRVKLFPANLSDRSEVKQLAEKAESELEGVDILVNNAGITRDGLFVRMSDDDWDQVLEINLGSVFRLTRELTHPMMRRRFGRIINITSVVGVTGNPGQANYCASKAGLIGFSKSLAQEIASRSITVNCVAPGFIESAMTDKLNEKQRDAIMGAIPMKRMGNGGEIASAVAYLASSEASYVTGQTLHVNGGMAMI
- the fabD gene encoding ACP S-malonyltransferase, which produces MGIAFTFPGQGSQAVGMGRELADAFPEARDVFHEVDDALDQKLSQIMWEGPEDELTLTANAQPALMAVSIAAMRVMEKGGLSLNDKVSYVAGHSLGEYSALCAAGTFSLADTARLLRIRGNAMQAAVPVGEGAMAAIIGLEAEDVEAVCEAVGDEGVCQIANDNGGGQLVISGAKAAVEAAAKLASDKGAKRAIMLPVSAPFHSALMQPAADAMREALAEVKKNAPAVPVLANVTVTPLRDPAEIAERLVEQVTGRVRWRETVGWFGENGVETLYEIGSGKVLSGLARRINRDIAAIPVNTPADIETAMATLG
- a CDS encoding ABC transporter permease — protein: MNFEAVKSIYLFEMARMKRTLLQSVISPVLSTSLYFIVFGAAIGSRIEEIDGVQYGAFIVPGLMMLTLLQNSISNASFGIYFPKFIGTIYEVLSAPISFFEIVLGYVGAAATKSIILGLIILATAHLFVPIEIRHPFWMLFFLVMTAVTFSLFGFIIGIWADNFEKLQLIPLLVVTPLVFLGGSFYSINMLPEFWQKVTLANPVLYLISGFRWSFYETSDVGIGTSIGMITFFLALCLCAIWWIFRTGYKLKT